The Chloroflexus aggregans DSM 9485 genome segment AGGGGCTGACCGTCGAGCGCAGCGAAGATGTCCAAGCCGCCATTGATGAAGCGTATGCAACCGATGGCCCTGTCCTGATCGACTTCCGCGTTGAGCGTGAAGTGAACGTCTTCCCGATGGTGCCACAGAACAAGTCGATTGGCGAGATGATTCTCTCGGAGTCGCAGGCGTAAGGGCGCATTCATTCCTATTGCTAAAGGAGAGTAGTCACTATGAAGAAGCATACCATCGTCGCCCTCTTGCAAGATCGGCCCGGCGTGTTGAGCCGTGTGATCGGGCTGATCCGTCGCCGCGGCTATAACATCGAGAGTCTGGCCGTCGGCCATAGCGAAACCCCCGGCGTGAGCCGATTGACCATCGTGGTCGAATCGGAAGATGTGGAGCAGGTCGTCAAGCAACTCTACCGCCTGATCGAGGTGCTCAAAGTCAGCGATGTTACCGACGATCCGACGGTTGAGCGGGAGATGACGATGATCAAAGTTCATGCGCCACCGGCAGCCCGCCACGAGATTATCTCGATGTGTAGCGTGTTCGGCGCCCGGATCGTTGATGTGGGGGCGAACACGATGATTATCGAGATGACCGGGACGCCCGGCAAGGTGGAGAACTTTATCGAGGTCGTGCGCCCTTACGGGATCAAGGAAATGATGCGCACCGGTCGAATTGCCATGGTACGCGGCGCCCGTGGGCACAACGCCGGCGAGTATGTCGAGCCGGCGACCAACGGTGCGAAGGTACCGGTGCTTAACTAAACAGTGCTATGCCTGAGACGCCCTTTGCGGGCGTCTCGGTATTTCTAACCAACCGCTTGTGGCATACGGTTGCCACGTTAGAGTGAGGAATGAACCATCATGGCAGAGCTGTACTACGACAATCAGGCCGACCTTAATCGCTTGAAACACAAGCCGATTGCGATTATCGGCTTCGGTAGCCAGGGTCACGCTCACGCCCGTAATCTGGCCGATAGCGGTCTCGATGTACGGGTCGGCCTCTACCCCGGCTCGAAGAGCTGGGCTAAAGTCGAGGAAGCCGGACTGAAAGTGATGACGGTGGCAGAAGCCGCCCGTGAAGCTCAGATTGTGATGATCTTGACACCGGATATCGGTCAAGCTGAGCTGTACCGCGAGCACATTGCCCCGGCAATGGAACCGGGTAAAACGCTAATGTTCGCCCACGGTTTTAACATCCGCTTCGGCCAAATCGTGCCACCCGCAGGGATCGACGTGAGTATGGTCGCTCCCAAAGCCCCCGGTCACCGGGTGCGTGAGGTCTTCGTGCAAGGTGGTGGTGTGCCGGCGCTGATTGCAGTAGAACAAGATGCAACCG includes the following:
- the ilvN gene encoding acetolactate synthase small subunit; its protein translation is MKKHTIVALLQDRPGVLSRVIGLIRRRGYNIESLAVGHSETPGVSRLTIVVESEDVEQVVKQLYRLIEVLKVSDVTDDPTVEREMTMIKVHAPPAARHEIISMCSVFGARIVDVGANTMIIEMTGTPGKVENFIEVVRPYGIKEMMRTGRIAMVRGARGHNAGEYVEPATNGAKVPVLN